In one window of Brassica rapa cultivar Chiifu-401-42 chromosome A07, CAAS_Brap_v3.01, whole genome shotgun sequence DNA:
- the LOC103829168 gene encoding uncharacterized protein LOC103829168 gives MSPAIASTGDFSWEEDWSEDLRLFDEEWEKSGGFNIDFSKLRHKFETGAVDLDDDDLVLDPDDTNVGLLNRLSNLAISYYNDKTDTRLELVKVLKANYHPSAGVTYYITFEASDCNQKTKQYQAVVRYLPRDTEVISCCPKPS, from the exons ATGAGTCCAGCGATTGCGAGTACCGGGGATTTCAGTTGGGAGGAAGATTGGTCAGAGGATCTTCGACTgtttgatgaagagtgggaaaAGAGCGGG GGTTTCAATATCGACTTCTCGAAACTCCGACACAAATTCGAAACCGGAGCTGTGGATCTCGACGACGACGACCTGGTTCTTGATCCTGATGATACCAACGTAGGTCTGCTCAACAGGTTGTCTAACTTGGCTATCTCCTACTACAATGACAAAACG GATACAAGGCTGGAGTTAGTCAAGGTGTTGAAAGCAAATTATCACCCATCTGCTGGAGTCACATATTACATCACATTCGAAGCCAGTGATTGTAATCAGAAGACTAAACAATATCAGGCAGTTGTTCGCTACTTGCCTAGAGATACTGAAGTTATCTCTTGCTGCCCTAAACCTTCTTGA